The following coding sequences are from one Stegostoma tigrinum isolate sSteTig4 chromosome 11, sSteTig4.hap1, whole genome shotgun sequence window:
- the si:ch211-161c3.5 gene encoding uncharacterized protein C3orf18: protein MSLLIFDVSYNASNMAASFLSLTPEANQNNVTDRMALQMITMLTNVTNTTGIPLPDMETAKSSMGMVLVPVGIITIIALAVAMVLYIRKRKRLEKLRHQLMPMYSFDPGEEQDDLEQELLDHGRDTASQGSQSKILMPSQGSLQRPSRLVFTDVANAIKA from the exons ATGTCGCTGCTAATATTCGACGTCAGCTACAACGCATCCAACATGGCAGCCTCCTTCCTCAGCTTGACACCTGAAGCCAACCAAAACAATGTAACAGACAGGATGGCTTTGCAGATGATAACCATGCTGACAAATGTCACCAACACTACTGGCATTCCACTGCCTGACATGGAAACTGCGAAGTCAAGTATGGGGATGGTGCTCGTACCTGTTGGAATTATCACCATTATAGCATTAGCTGTTGCTATG GTTCTATACATCAGGAAAAGGAAAAG ATTGGAAAAGCTACGTCACCAGCTAATGCCAATGTACAGCTTTGATCCTGGCGAGGAACAGGATGACCTAGAGCAGGAGCTACTTGATCACGGCCGTGACACAGCTTCCCAGGGATCACAGAGCAAG ATTCTGATGCCAAGTCAAGGATCCTTGCAGAGGCCCAGCAGACTTGTGTTCACCGACGTGGCGAATGCTATTAAAGCCTGA